The region AGGTGGATGAGTCGCATATCCATCGCATGCGCGGCGAGATCGATCCGAGCGAAGCTGCGGACGAGTATGAATCCGCGCTGCGCCAGGTCTTTGGCGATCTGCCGACCGGCGAGTTTCCGGCCCTCGATGTCGTCATTCTCGGCATCGGCACCGATGGCCACACCGCGTCGCTCTTCCCGTGCACGGCGGCGCTGGACGAGCGCGAGCGCTGGGCCGTTGCCAACTTCGTCCCACAACAAGATACGTGGCGCATAACTCTCACCTATCCGGTGCTGAACGCCGCGCGTCTGACCGTCTTCCTGGCGACCGGTGCGGAGAAGGTTGGTGCGCTCTATCGCATCTTTTCGCCGACCGTCACCGACCGTCCGCCATCCTGGTATGTCCAGCCAACCGACGGCCGCGTCATCTTCATTCTCGACACGGCCTCGGCTGAGGGTGTCAATCAGGCGCTGGCAGAGGTGAATGCGTCAGGCGAATAGCGGCCGCTCCATCTCCAACTGACGGACGACCTCGCGCCATCCAGTCGCGTGCAGCGCCTGAGTGATTGGTCCGCCGATCGCTTCGTTGAGTAACGACATGGGCTGGTCCGGGTGTTGTTTACCGGCGGCAGCGATAACGGCGCTGATCGCCGCAGCATCAGTCCCGCCGATATCGACGACCTG is a window of Thermomicrobiales bacterium DNA encoding:
- the pgl gene encoding 6-phosphogluconolactonase, yielding MKLQAEQAARAPEVQVFETVEAAQEAAAHIIADALRPTTTGETCSIALSGGSTPRGMHEHLAALSGIDWSRVQVFWGDERTVPPDDDQSNYRMAEKSLLSRVEVDESHIHRMRGEIDPSEAADEYESALRQVFGDLPTGEFPALDVVILGIGTDGHTASLFPCTAALDERERWAVANFVPQQDTWRITLTYPVLNAARLTVFLATGAEKVGALYRIFSPTVTDRPPSWYVQPTDGRVIFILDTASAEGVNQALAEVNASGE